The following coding sequences are from one Methanosarcina sp. WWM596 window:
- a CDS encoding ATP synthase subunit I has protein sequence MNEVLNLILALVAGFLLGAFFFGGLWWTVQKGLSSKQPALLFFGSLLLRTGTSVAGFYFASGGHWERLLMCLLGFFIIRRIVLRLTRLPKEDPNQLTKEASHAT, from the coding sequence ATGAATGAAGTTTTGAATCTGATCCTGGCGCTGGTAGCTGGCTTTTTGCTCGGAGCTTTTTTCTTCGGCGGCCTCTGGTGGACGGTTCAGAAAGGGCTTTCGTCTAAGCAACCAGCGCTTTTGTTCTTCGGCAGCCTGCTGCTGCGGACTGGCACTTCTGTGGCTGGATTTTATTTTGCTTCGGGCGGCCATTGGGAGAGGCTGCTCATGTGCTTACTTGGATTTTTCATTATACGCCGTATCGTTCTCAGACTAACCAGGCTCCCGAAGGAAGACCCGAATCAACTGACAAAGGAGGCAAGTCATGCGACTTAG
- a CDS encoding AtpZ/AtpI family protein encodes MTDRSTEKNSKDEPSLAHQVGTKAERKLKAQRDVNRTVWLGLGMMGLIGWSVAIPTLLGAVLGLWLDRQYPVSFSWTLTMLIIGLFIGCLNAWHWVAREHKEIQEEQEDNNE; translated from the coding sequence ATGACTGACAGATCGACAGAGAAAAACTCAAAGGACGAACCCTCCCTGGCCCACCAGGTTGGGACAAAAGCTGAACGCAAACTCAAAGCGCAACGGGATGTGAACCGGACTGTCTGGCTTGGTTTAGGCATGATGGGGCTTATCGGCTGGTCTGTGGCAATTCCAACGCTGCTTGGTGCGGTACTTGGTCTCTGGCTGGACAGGCAATATCCAGTGAGCTTTTCCTGGACTCTTACAATGCTGATTATCGGCCTGTTTATCGGCTGTTTGAATGCATGGCATTGGGTAGCCAGGGAGCATAAGGAAATACAGGAGGAACAGGAGGATAACAATGAATGA
- a CDS encoding F0F1 ATP synthase subunit epsilon has translation MSSTNMNLKILLPFQIFAEKKSVSRIVAETREGSFGLLPHRLDCVAALEPGIFIYETEAEGEVYVAVDEGVLIKAGQDVLVSVHSAIAGTDLRQLREAVEREFLTLDESEQKMRLVMTKLEIGLIRRLAEFRND, from the coding sequence ATGAGTTCAACAAATATGAATCTCAAGATTCTTCTGCCTTTCCAGATTTTTGCCGAAAAGAAAAGTGTATCACGTATAGTTGCAGAGACCCGCGAGGGTTCGTTTGGACTTTTGCCACACCGGCTCGATTGTGTTGCAGCTCTGGAACCCGGGATTTTTATTTATGAAACCGAAGCAGAAGGCGAGGTTTATGTGGCTGTCGATGAAGGCGTACTGATCAAGGCTGGTCAGGATGTGCTGGTCTCAGTGCACAGCGCCATTGCCGGGACAGACCTTCGACAGTTACGAGAGGCGGTGGAAAGAGAATTCTTGACCCTGGACGAGAGCGAGCAAAAAATGCGTTTAGTGATGACAAAATTGGAAATCGGGCTTATACGTCGCTTAGCGGAGTTTCGGAATGACTGA
- the atpD gene encoding F0F1 ATP synthase subunit beta: MENKNNSSNLGSVVSVRGSIVDIKFEKYLPPIYSLLRTGKDEEIVIEVLTQLDSYHVRGIALTPTEGLARGTTVVDTGGPLKAPVGKEILSRMFDVFGNAIDHKAPPSNVQWRTIHQPPPPLIRRSTKSEIFETGIKAIDVLVPLERGGKSGLFGGAGVGKTVLLTEMIHNVVKQHQGVSIFCGIGERCREGEELYRDMKEAGVLPNTVMVFGQMNEPPGARFRVGHVALTMAEYFRDDEHRDVLLLIDNIFRFIQAGSEVSGLMGQMPSRLGYQPTMGTELSELEERISNTDAGAIMSIQAVYVPADDFTDPSAVHTFSHLSASIVLSRKRASEGLYPAIDPLQSNSKISTPGIIGERHYRLAQEIQHTLAQYAELKDIISMLGLEQLSQEDRNVVVRARRLERFLTQPFFTTEQFTGFKGKFVALSDALDGCERILQDEFKDYPESDLYMIGTIDEAIARKSSRDQL, from the coding sequence ATGGAAAATAAAAACAATTCCTCGAACCTCGGCTCAGTCGTCTCGGTACGGGGCAGTATCGTGGATATAAAATTTGAGAAGTATTTGCCTCCCATATATTCATTGCTACGTACGGGAAAAGATGAAGAAATTGTCATTGAGGTTTTAACCCAACTGGATTCATATCACGTCCGTGGGATTGCACTGACCCCTACCGAAGGGCTTGCCCGGGGCACAACTGTGGTAGATACGGGTGGGCCATTGAAGGCACCTGTAGGGAAGGAAATTCTTTCCCGGATGTTCGATGTATTTGGAAATGCCATCGATCACAAGGCGCCCCCGTCAAACGTCCAGTGGCGCACAATCCATCAACCTCCACCACCATTGATACGTCGGTCAACCAAATCGGAAATCTTCGAGACCGGTATCAAGGCTATAGATGTGCTGGTACCCCTTGAACGCGGAGGCAAATCAGGCCTATTCGGAGGAGCGGGTGTTGGCAAAACAGTGTTGCTAACCGAGATGATTCACAATGTGGTCAAGCAACACCAGGGAGTGAGTATATTTTGTGGAATAGGGGAGCGTTGTCGTGAAGGGGAAGAACTTTATCGTGACATGAAAGAAGCAGGTGTGCTCCCGAATACGGTCATGGTGTTCGGCCAGATGAACGAGCCCCCTGGCGCTCGTTTTCGAGTGGGTCATGTAGCACTTACAATGGCAGAGTATTTCCGGGATGATGAGCACCGCGATGTGCTGCTGCTTATCGATAACATTTTCCGGTTCATCCAGGCTGGTTCGGAAGTATCCGGCTTGATGGGGCAGATGCCATCGCGCCTCGGCTATCAACCGACAATGGGCACCGAGTTATCGGAGCTCGAAGAGCGTATATCCAATACCGATGCAGGAGCCATCATGTCAATTCAGGCGGTGTATGTACCGGCTGATGATTTCACGGACCCTTCAGCTGTGCATACATTTTCACACCTTTCGGCATCGATTGTTCTCTCGCGCAAAAGGGCAAGTGAGGGACTTTATCCGGCTATTGACCCCTTGCAGTCAAATTCAAAAATATCCACTCCCGGCATCATTGGCGAAAGGCATTATCGTCTAGCCCAGGAAATCCAGCATACACTCGCTCAATATGCAGAACTCAAAGATATAATATCTATGCTTGGCCTGGAACAACTTTCGCAGGAGGATAGGAACGTTGTCGTTCGCGCTCGCCGTCTGGAGCGTTTCCTCACTCAGCCATTTTTCACCACAGAACAGTTTACCGGTTTTAAAGGTAAATTCGTCGCTCTCTCAGACGCACTCGACGGTTGCGAACGTATCCTGCAAGACGAATTCAAAGACTACCCGGAAAGCGATCTCTACATGATCGGAACAATTGATGAAGCAATAGCCAGAAAATCAAGCAGGGATCAATTATGA
- a CDS encoding response regulator: MNEINKPKVLIVDDMKENVELMGAYLAVEPYEVISAYGGYEALQRVKEEKPDIILLDVMMPEINGYEVCKILKEDPETQFIPVLMLTSLSELEDRIKGIDIGADDFLTKPINRPELKTRVKSLLRVKYLHDRLVSDRDSLEVKNRVQSILTSIIPILLQSVSNEEKKVVINQMTGMVEKTLFDLYHFEDREMDLAYAGNVCAEIMNQIGGTFSSTMGENEKFWVVRGTKCPWKGEEARKNPILCTLTRKIFSNITLKVDPTCSLEARKTIGNRNDCCEFIIKAA, translated from the coding sequence TTGAATGAGATAAACAAACCAAAAGTCCTGATTGTAGACGACATGAAGGAAAATGTAGAACTGATGGGAGCTTACCTTGCAGTTGAACCTTATGAGGTTATCTCTGCCTATGGTGGATATGAAGCACTCCAGAGAGTTAAAGAAGAAAAACCGGATATTATCCTTTTGGATGTTATGATGCCTGAAATCAATGGCTATGAAGTCTGCAAAATTCTCAAAGAAGATCCCGAAACCCAGTTCATTCCTGTCCTGATGCTTACTTCCCTTTCTGAACTTGAAGACCGGATAAAAGGGATTGATATCGGAGCTGATGATTTTTTGACAAAACCCATAAACAGACCTGAACTCAAGACCAGAGTGAAATCTCTGCTCAGAGTCAAGTACCTTCACGACAGATTGGTTTCCGACCGTGACAGTCTTGAAGTAAAGAACAGGGTACAGAGTATCCTTACCTCTATAATTCCGATTCTTCTCCAGTCTGTCTCCAATGAGGAAAAAAAGGTTGTAATAAATCAGATGACAGGCATGGTCGAAAAGACACTTTTTGATCTGTACCATTTTGAGGACAGGGAAATGGATCTGGCTTACGCAGGGAATGTCTGTGCCGAGATAATGAACCAGATTGGTGGGACCTTTTCCTCGACTATGGGTGAAAATGAAAAATTCTGGGTAGTCAGGGGAACAAAATGTCCCTGGAAAGGAGAAGAAGCTCGCAAAAACCCCATCCTCTGCACACTGACCAGAAAAATTTTTTCAAACATAACTTTGAAAGTAGATCCGACCTGCAGTCTCGAGGCTCGAAAAACCATAGGAAACAGGAATGACTGCTGTGAATTCATCATAAAAGCAGCATAA